In one Mycobacteroides chelonae genomic region, the following are encoded:
- a CDS encoding fatty acyl-AMP ligase — MKTTNPVIDRLRDSAAVTERGLTCAPINPDGTSRLEELRAVSWADVHQRGLLIAGSLQAAGVRPGDAVAVLAGAPGEIAPLVQGIWMSGASVTMLHQPTHRSDMQLWIEDTGKALAAVGSTIVVVGDPFLAAAGQFAAVGARALELPGLLTGAPGEIIDTSEDAIAFLQLTSGSTGTPKAVSITYRNIEANLRAMVIASGADPESDVVVSWLPLFHDMGMMGYLIVPMCRGMNTVSVTPMDFLGNPLLWAELISTYRGSMTAGPNFAYSLLARRLRKAADGAYDLSSLRFALSGAEAIDVATLERFAAEGARFGMRADAIVPAYGMAEATLAVSFVRRGEGFQVLPPHPDLVAGPGEEASARVALGLPLPGCEVRVVAEDRSVLPTGTIGELEIRGENVTAGYRTAAGFESMLDAQGWLSTGDIGYLTADGQPVICGRKKDILIISGRNVHPEDIERSVVGVPGVRSGGVAAVRLSTAAAGEGFAMVAESASHADGDESARIRAEVADRVYRSLGVSPRDVHVVPAGWIPKTSSGKLRRKATTERLTRCEPTR, encoded by the coding sequence GTGAAGACGACGAACCCGGTGATCGACAGACTGCGCGACAGTGCTGCGGTCACCGAGCGCGGTCTCACCTGCGCGCCGATCAACCCCGACGGGACCTCGCGGTTGGAGGAGCTGCGCGCCGTGTCGTGGGCCGACGTACACCAGCGGGGTCTGCTCATCGCGGGCTCCCTGCAGGCGGCGGGTGTGCGACCCGGCGATGCGGTGGCGGTATTGGCCGGTGCCCCTGGGGAAATCGCGCCGTTGGTGCAGGGCATATGGATGTCCGGCGCCTCGGTGACCATGCTGCATCAGCCCACGCACCGCTCCGACATGCAACTGTGGATCGAGGACACCGGCAAGGCGCTGGCCGCGGTGGGCTCCACGATCGTGGTGGTCGGTGATCCGTTCCTGGCGGCCGCGGGCCAGTTCGCGGCCGTGGGCGCTCGCGCTCTGGAGCTGCCCGGCCTGCTGACTGGCGCACCGGGGGAGATCATCGATACCAGCGAGGACGCTATTGCATTCTTGCAGTTGACTTCCGGATCGACCGGTACGCCGAAGGCGGTCAGCATCACCTACCGCAACATCGAAGCCAATCTGCGGGCGATGGTGATTGCCTCGGGCGCCGATCCGGAATCCGATGTGGTGGTGAGCTGGCTGCCCCTCTTTCACGACATGGGCATGATGGGGTATCTCATCGTCCCGATGTGCCGGGGGATGAACACCGTCAGCGTGACGCCCATGGATTTTCTAGGCAACCCGCTGCTATGGGCCGAGCTGATCAGCACCTACCGGGGCAGCATGACTGCCGGACCGAACTTCGCGTACTCACTGCTGGCGCGCAGGCTGCGTAAGGCCGCCGACGGTGCTTACGATCTGTCCTCACTGCGGTTCGCGCTCAGCGGTGCCGAGGCCATCGACGTCGCCACCCTGGAACGCTTTGCGGCCGAGGGCGCCCGGTTCGGTATGCGGGCCGACGCGATCGTCCCCGCCTACGGGATGGCGGAGGCCACGCTGGCGGTTTCCTTCGTGCGCCGAGGTGAGGGTTTCCAGGTATTGCCCCCGCATCCCGATCTGGTCGCCGGCCCGGGAGAAGAGGCGAGCGCCCGTGTTGCGCTGGGGCTTCCGCTACCGGGGTGTGAGGTGCGGGTGGTGGCCGAGGACCGCTCGGTGCTGCCCACAGGGACGATCGGTGAGCTCGAGATCCGTGGGGAGAATGTCACCGCCGGGTACCGCACCGCGGCGGGATTCGAATCGATGCTCGATGCGCAGGGCTGGCTGTCCACGGGTGATATCGGGTATCTCACCGCGGATGGGCAGCCGGTGATCTGCGGCCGCAAGAAGGACATCCTGATCATCTCGGGTCGCAACGTGCACCCCGAGGACATCGAACGGTCGGTCGTGGGAGTCCCGGGCGTGAGGTCGGGCGGTGTCGCCGCGGTGCGTCTGTCCACCGCTGCGGCGGGCGAGGGGTTCGCGATGGTGGCGGAGTCTGCGTCGCATGCCGACGGCGATGAGAGCGCACGCATTCGGGCCGAAGTGGCCGACCGCGTCTACCGCAGTCTGGGGGTGAGCCCACGTGATGTCCATGTGGTCCCCGCCGGATGGATCCCCAAGACATCCTCGGGGAAGCTGCGCAGGAAAGCGACCACTGAACGGCTGACGAGGTGTGAACCGACCCGATGA
- a CDS encoding ABC transporter ATP-binding protein: protein MATDTNTPALRATDLVKEYPGAEARAVDGLNLMIPQGIVYCLLGRNGAGKTTTIRMATTLLAPTSGELEVLGIPVDKTKELRPLIGVALQEVALDLWMSPVEQIRMSLAIAGWPKGTRKSREEELVEQFGLGSYLNRKVGALSGGMRRRVDVALAVAHNPQMLFLDEPSSGLDIEGKQEVWNAIRLLRAEGRTVVLTTHDMDEAVSLADEVGIVKSGQLVASGSTQEFTRSHGYAIEISADGDISEDTAKELSAVGYAVQRTDTGTLSATVDSASASELGALSAELGRIGLGAANIEVRSTSLRDAFLEVTQ from the coding sequence ATGGCCACAGATACGAACACTCCCGCACTGCGGGCGACAGACCTGGTGAAGGAATATCCCGGCGCCGAGGCTCGAGCCGTCGACGGGCTGAATCTGATGATCCCGCAAGGCATCGTCTACTGCCTGCTCGGAAGGAACGGTGCCGGCAAGACCACCACCATCCGCATGGCGACCACACTGCTGGCGCCCACCAGCGGGGAGCTTGAGGTGCTCGGGATTCCGGTCGACAAGACCAAGGAGCTGCGCCCGCTGATCGGCGTGGCGCTGCAAGAGGTGGCGCTCGATCTGTGGATGTCGCCGGTCGAGCAGATCCGGATGAGCCTGGCAATCGCCGGTTGGCCCAAGGGGACGCGAAAGTCCCGCGAGGAAGAACTGGTCGAGCAGTTCGGCTTGGGCAGCTACCTGAACCGGAAGGTGGGTGCCCTCTCGGGCGGCATGCGCCGCCGCGTCGATGTCGCACTGGCGGTGGCCCACAACCCGCAGATGTTGTTCCTCGACGAGCCGTCCAGCGGGCTGGACATCGAAGGGAAACAGGAGGTGTGGAATGCCATCCGGCTGCTACGCGCCGAAGGGCGCACCGTCGTGTTGACGACACACGATATGGACGAGGCGGTGTCGCTCGCCGACGAGGTCGGCATTGTCAAGAGTGGTCAGCTTGTCGCCTCGGGTTCCACTCAGGAGTTCACCCGCAGTCACGGCTACGCGATCGAAATCTCCGCCGACGGTGACATCTCCGAAGACACGGCCAAGGAATTGTCGGCCGTGGGCTACGCGGTGCAGCGGACGGACACCGGGACCCTCTCCGCAACAGTGGATTCCGCATCGGCATCGGAGCTGGGGGCACTGAGCGCCGAACTGGGCCGGATCGGTCTGGGCGCGGCCAATATCGAAGTGCGATCCACCTCGCTGCGCGACGCATTCCTGGAGGTAACCCAGTGA
- a CDS encoding acyl carrier protein gives METTSEVREFLIEFIAEELEMPTGDVNDFSELVGDLGFDSLSFAVGVSEIKGRFGIQLTKDDVFECKTLGALIELVESRL, from the coding sequence ATGGAAACCACGTCAGAAGTCCGCGAGTTCCTCATCGAGTTCATCGCCGAGGAACTCGAGATGCCCACCGGGGATGTCAACGACTTCTCCGAGTTGGTGGGTGATCTCGGATTCGACTCGCTATCGTTCGCGGTAGGAGTTTCGGAGATCAAGGGCCGCTTCGGCATTCAGCTGACCAAGGACGATGTCTTCGAGTGCAAGACACTCGGGGCGTTGATCGAGTTGGTGGAGAGCCGCCTGTGA
- a CDS encoding MlaE family ABC transporter permease translates to MHTLRYFAVDVVTGRFQWAEFVRQASFMAGTAVMPTVLVALPIGVTLSIQFALLAGQVGATSLAGAASGLAVVRQAASLVAAMLLASAVGSAMTADLGCRTMREETAAMEVMGVSVVRRLVVPRFAAAIVVGIALTGVVCFVGFLASYLFNVYVQGGAPGSFVATFASFASTGDLLLALLKAAVYGAIVAVIACQKGLAAHGGPTGVANSVNAAVVESVLLLMIVNVVVSQVYTMLFPRGVL, encoded by the coding sequence ATGCACACGCTGCGGTATTTCGCGGTCGATGTGGTGACGGGCCGCTTTCAGTGGGCAGAGTTCGTGCGGCAGGCATCCTTCATGGCGGGCACGGCGGTGATGCCGACGGTGCTGGTGGCACTGCCCATCGGGGTAACACTCTCGATCCAATTCGCACTGCTGGCTGGCCAGGTCGGCGCAACCTCGCTGGCGGGCGCGGCCAGTGGGTTGGCTGTGGTGCGGCAGGCCGCCTCGTTGGTAGCGGCGATGCTGCTGGCCTCGGCGGTGGGTTCGGCGATGACTGCCGATCTCGGGTGCCGGACCATGCGCGAGGAGACCGCGGCCATGGAGGTCATGGGGGTATCGGTGGTGCGGCGCCTTGTGGTGCCGCGCTTCGCGGCGGCGATCGTTGTCGGTATTGCCCTGACCGGTGTGGTCTGCTTTGTCGGGTTCCTGGCCAGCTACTTGTTCAACGTCTACGTACAGGGCGGTGCCCCAGGGAGTTTCGTCGCGACCTTCGCATCGTTCGCGTCCACGGGAGATCTGCTATTGGCGCTGTTGAAGGCCGCGGTGTACGGCGCCATCGTGGCGGTGATCGCCTGCCAGAAGGGGCTGGCCGCACACGGCGGGCCGACCGGGGTGGCCAACTCGGTCAACGCGGCAGTGGTGGAATCTGTGCTGCTCCTGATGATCGTCAACGTTGTGGTCAGCCAGGTCTACACCATGTTGTTCCCACGGGGGGTGCTGTGA
- a CDS encoding ABC transporter permease: MTALSNTARLFRRYVVVGLRQPVFGFIFPIVFPVVLVIFVRSMFQRVADLPGFPLSSYTAYIAPGLIMLIPMLGAGYGAGTLIDEIRSGFTDRLRLYGVSTGQIMAAKIGFEMFRILPAAVIVIALLAFLDAPLRAGLLTGVFLVLVMFLWSAAYSSLFYLVALRTLNPQAPVAMLPLALPVLFVSQALMPSVFLSDWLRISINANPFSHIVSAASTIMYGEFDAMLVVKGSLVAIGMFALLQIPIHLVIRRKIGK, encoded by the coding sequence GTGACCGCCTTGTCCAACACGGCACGACTTTTCCGCCGCTATGTCGTAGTGGGCTTGCGGCAGCCGGTTTTCGGGTTCATTTTCCCGATCGTGTTCCCGGTCGTTCTCGTGATCTTCGTACGCTCCATGTTCCAGCGCGTCGCCGATCTTCCGGGATTCCCGCTGTCCTCGTACACCGCGTACATCGCGCCGGGGCTCATCATGCTCATCCCGATGCTCGGCGCCGGATATGGCGCCGGCACACTCATCGACGAGATCAGATCGGGATTCACCGACCGGCTGCGGCTGTACGGTGTGTCCACCGGCCAGATCATGGCGGCCAAGATCGGCTTCGAGATGTTCCGCATCCTGCCGGCGGCGGTCATCGTCATCGCACTACTGGCCTTCCTCGACGCACCACTGCGGGCCGGTCTGCTCACCGGAGTTTTCCTGGTCCTGGTGATGTTCCTGTGGTCGGCGGCGTACAGCTCGCTGTTCTACCTGGTGGCATTGCGCACTCTCAATCCGCAGGCTCCGGTGGCGATGCTGCCACTGGCGTTGCCGGTGCTGTTCGTCAGCCAGGCCCTCATGCCCTCGGTGTTCCTGTCCGACTGGCTCAGGATCAGCATCAACGCTAACCCCTTCTCGCACATCGTGTCCGCCGCCTCCACGATCATGTACGGCGAATTCGACGCGATGCTCGTCGTCAAGGGTTCGCTGGTGGCCATCGGCATGTTCGCACTGCTACAAATCCCCATCCATCTGGTGATCCGCCGGAAAATCGGCAAGTAG
- a CDS encoding MlaD family protein, translating into MRHSATRAPLVGLIVFLVMATVLTWLVYVTLRRDVRGSTVPYTAMFTDVFGLREGDDVRIAGVRVGRVEGVELNGTLAKVSFAVQDDQRLPDSTTASVTYQNIVGQRYLALAQGHSGSGALLAPGGVIPVERTEPSFDIGTLLNGYEPLFAVLDPAQVNNLTQAVIGSLQGDTAAFATLVDQTSTLTKTFTGRDDALDHVIGSLDSVVGSLAAQNKDFEDAIAATRQVVGQFDSRRPELVSSVGKMTEVVRNLSRIAKDVNPSVHELLTREPGYTRHMLNIEPQLAYTGLNTPLFLKGLARMFGEGSYMNAYACDVNAYGFFPGLNDVVPIIVDAATPGGKAKHTARCRNAGDGG; encoded by the coding sequence ATGAGACATTCGGCAACACGCGCCCCTCTTGTCGGTTTGATTGTCTTCCTGGTGATGGCCACGGTGCTCACCTGGCTCGTGTACGTCACGCTGCGCCGGGACGTCAGGGGCTCCACGGTGCCCTACACGGCGATGTTCACCGACGTCTTCGGACTGCGCGAGGGTGACGACGTCCGGATCGCGGGGGTTCGTGTGGGCAGAGTCGAGGGTGTCGAGCTCAACGGGACGCTCGCGAAGGTGAGTTTCGCCGTCCAGGACGATCAGCGGCTTCCCGACAGCACGACCGCATCGGTGACGTATCAGAACATCGTGGGTCAGCGATATCTCGCACTGGCTCAGGGACACTCAGGAAGCGGCGCCTTGCTGGCGCCCGGTGGTGTCATCCCGGTCGAGCGGACCGAACCCTCCTTCGACATCGGTACCCTGCTCAACGGATACGAGCCACTTTTCGCGGTGCTGGACCCCGCTCAGGTGAACAACCTCACCCAGGCGGTGATCGGGTCGCTGCAGGGCGATACCGCGGCATTCGCGACGCTGGTGGACCAGACATCGACGCTGACGAAGACATTCACCGGCCGCGATGACGCGTTGGATCATGTGATCGGCAGTCTGGACAGCGTGGTGGGCAGCCTCGCGGCTCAGAACAAGGACTTCGAGGATGCCATCGCCGCCACCCGCCAGGTGGTCGGCCAGTTCGATAGCCGCCGTCCGGAATTGGTGTCCTCGGTCGGGAAGATGACCGAGGTGGTCAGGAACCTGTCCCGGATCGCCAAGGACGTGAATCCTTCCGTACACGAATTGCTCACGCGGGAACCGGGTTACACCCGGCACATGCTGAACATCGAACCGCAGCTCGCCTACACGGGACTCAACACCCCGCTGTTCCTCAAGGGACTGGCCCGGATGTTCGGGGAGGGTTCCTACATGAACGCCTACGCCTGTGATGTGAACGCCTACGGATTCTTCCCGGGGCTCAACGACGTGGTCCCGATCATCGTCGACGCAGCCACTCCGGGCGGTAAGGCCAAGCACACGGCGCGGTGCAGGAACGCAGGCGACGGTGGGTAA
- a CDS encoding MCE family protein, producing the protein MTTMRKIVLTCVGLILVATTAGAAWSVTGESGTITLTAQFDSAAGLYPGNVVAVLGMPVGQVSKITARGGYAEVQFTVDRQVKIPADAQAVTLSTSILTDRQIELTPPYRGGAVLHDHDTIGLNRTKTPVEFDRVLGMLDKLSGSLHGDGAGGGPIAAVLNAGDGVAAGNGDRIKTALDELSRALRLGADGGEHSREQMTAIVKNVSSLLDAAARNDASLREFGSTVRQLSDVLAQENFGSGSTGRQFNEVIEQTGNILQANRDAIHRGIANGNKSIQSVYDRQREVAEFFDVLPLMADNLYNAIDQRNGAIRAHFLADRMVFDGQMAKEICNLMGLRQLGCSTGTLQDYGPDFGLTYMLDGLAAMGQK; encoded by the coding sequence GTGACCACGATGCGCAAGATTGTCCTGACCTGTGTGGGACTCATCCTCGTCGCGACGACGGCCGGGGCGGCATGGTCCGTTACGGGGGAGAGTGGAACCATCACGCTCACAGCTCAATTCGATAGTGCTGCGGGTCTGTACCCCGGCAATGTGGTGGCCGTGCTGGGTATGCCGGTGGGCCAGGTCTCCAAGATCACCGCCCGGGGCGGATACGCAGAGGTGCAGTTCACGGTCGACCGGCAGGTGAAGATTCCTGCCGACGCCCAGGCCGTCACCCTCTCGACGTCCATCCTGACCGACCGCCAAATCGAGCTGACGCCGCCGTACCGCGGCGGGGCGGTGCTGCACGACCACGACACCATCGGACTGAATCGCACCAAGACCCCTGTCGAATTCGATCGGGTACTCGGCATGCTCGACAAGCTTTCCGGGTCTCTGCACGGCGACGGCGCCGGAGGCGGGCCCATCGCCGCGGTGCTCAACGCCGGCGACGGTGTGGCCGCGGGTAACGGTGATCGGATCAAGACGGCGCTCGATGAGCTATCGCGGGCGCTGCGGCTTGGCGCCGACGGTGGTGAGCACAGTCGTGAGCAGATGACCGCCATCGTCAAGAATGTCAGCAGCCTGCTGGATGCAGCCGCCCGCAACGACGCGAGCCTGCGCGAGTTCGGTTCCACTGTGCGCCAGCTCAGCGATGTCCTGGCCCAGGAGAACTTCGGTTCGGGCAGTACCGGGAGGCAGTTCAACGAGGTGATCGAGCAGACCGGAAACATTCTGCAGGCCAATCGGGATGCCATCCATCGCGGTATTGCCAATGGCAACAAAAGTATTCAGTCGGTGTATGACCGTCAGCGGGAGGTCGCCGAGTTCTTCGATGTGCTGCCGCTGATGGCCGACAATCTCTACAACGCCATCGATCAACGCAACGGCGCGATACGCGCCCACTTCCTGGCCGACCGCATGGTCTTCGACGGGCAGATGGCCAAGGAGATCTGCAATCTGATGGGACTGCGTCAACTGGGCTGCAGCACAGGGACGTTGCAGGACTACGGCCCCGACTTCGGACTCACCTACATGCTTGACGGGCTCGCGGCGATGGGGCAGAAGTGA
- a CDS encoding MlaE family ABC transporter permease, with amino-acid sequence MRPLARFGHMVTFFLHAFLAIPIALRRYRREFLRLLSDITWGNGSIVVGGGTAGVVLVLGVTTGALVAIEGYNFLELMGLGPATGVISSLVTTRELAPIMAALAFAVQAGCRFTTQLGSMRIAEEVDAMDSLAIRPIPYLVTTRLLASVVAIIPLYVACLTISYLSCQVMVGIVSGGSLGPYLHYFTLLSSGTDIAYSVFKAIVFVWIASAVQCYYGFCADGGPEGVGIAAGHAMRASITAVIVVNMLLTMALWSVDSGARFGG; translated from the coding sequence ATGAGGCCGCTGGCGCGATTCGGCCACATGGTGACCTTCTTCCTGCACGCCTTCCTGGCGATCCCGATCGCGCTGCGCCGGTACCGGCGGGAGTTCCTGCGCCTGCTTTCCGATATCACCTGGGGCAACGGGTCGATCGTTGTCGGCGGCGGGACTGCCGGTGTGGTGTTGGTACTGGGTGTCACCACCGGTGCCCTGGTGGCGATCGAGGGTTACAACTTCCTGGAACTGATGGGCCTGGGGCCTGCCACGGGTGTCATCTCTTCGTTGGTGACCACCCGTGAGCTGGCTCCGATCATGGCCGCGTTGGCCTTCGCCGTGCAGGCGGGCTGCCGCTTCACCACCCAGCTTGGGTCCATGCGCATCGCCGAAGAAGTCGACGCCATGGATTCCCTTGCCATCCGACCGATTCCGTATCTGGTGACGACCCGCCTATTGGCCTCCGTGGTCGCCATCATCCCGCTGTATGTGGCGTGCCTGACGATCAGTTATCTGTCCTGCCAGGTGATGGTGGGCATTGTCAGCGGCGGCTCGCTGGGCCCGTACCTGCACTACTTCACGCTGCTGTCCAGCGGCACGGATATCGCCTACTCGGTCTTCAAGGCCATCGTCTTCGTCTGGATAGCCTCGGCGGTGCAGTGCTACTACGGATTCTGCGCAGACGGCGGGCCGGAAGGGGTGGGCATCGCCGCGGGACACGCGATGCGCGCCAGCATCACCGCAGTGATCGTCGTCAACATGTTGCTCACCATGGCGCTGTGGAGTGTCGACTCCGGCGCAAGGTTCGGAGGATGA
- a CDS encoding MCE family protein, producing MMRPLDSYNKTWLGVIAVAVVAVLIGALLLVKELGIGYRQFTGEFLQAAALRPGNIVAVAGVQVGSVTGVRLSGDRVEVTFRVRDNVPVGAESRAAIKITTLFGSRYVDLRPAGAGPLAGRRIGLQHTEVPYDLQAALADSTRTFEQVDADRIASSLGVLGTQLDGLPNVVPQAMENVRALSAVIAQRREQLGTLLASTEKVTGMLRRQQSDIGTFIRQGQELVGEFVARSAAFHAMMRSLQSIVASLRTIVVGDHRALDGVIQTLEELSGKLAEQDALLRNLLQIAPVPIREIANATGLGNSIEGNPPGGALIDSWMCAISGRAKQFGMIQYFKDCQ from the coding sequence ATGATGAGACCGCTGGACTCCTACAACAAGACCTGGCTCGGTGTGATCGCCGTGGCCGTCGTCGCCGTGCTCATCGGTGCTCTGCTGCTGGTGAAGGAATTGGGAATCGGATACCGGCAGTTCACCGGAGAGTTCCTGCAGGCCGCCGCGCTGCGGCCGGGCAACATCGTCGCCGTCGCGGGGGTGCAGGTGGGTTCGGTGACCGGGGTGCGGTTGTCGGGTGATCGCGTGGAGGTCACCTTCCGGGTGCGTGACAACGTGCCGGTCGGCGCCGAGTCCCGGGCCGCCATCAAGATCACGACCTTGTTCGGTTCTCGTTATGTCGATCTGCGCCCCGCGGGTGCGGGGCCACTCGCGGGGCGGCGGATCGGCCTGCAGCACACCGAGGTTCCCTATGATCTGCAGGCAGCGCTGGCCGACTCCACCCGAACCTTCGAGCAGGTGGACGCCGATCGCATTGCCTCCTCGCTGGGTGTTCTGGGCACTCAGCTGGACGGGCTGCCCAACGTGGTGCCACAGGCCATGGAGAACGTGCGCGCCCTGTCCGCGGTCATCGCGCAGCGGCGCGAACAGCTGGGCACCCTGCTGGCCAGCACCGAGAAGGTCACCGGCATGCTGCGCCGCCAGCAGTCCGATATCGGCACCTTCATCCGGCAGGGACAGGAGCTGGTGGGCGAATTCGTGGCGCGCTCGGCCGCCTTCCACGCGATGATGCGCTCGCTGCAGAGCATCGTGGCGTCGCTGCGCACCATCGTGGTCGGCGATCACCGTGCACTCGACGGTGTCATCCAGACCCTGGAGGAACTCAGCGGCAAGCTTGCCGAGCAGGATGCCTTGTTGCGCAACCTGCTCCAGATCGCGCCGGTTCCCATTCGCGAGATCGCCAACGCCACCGGACTTGGCAACTCCATCGAGGGCAATCCGCCGGGCGGCGCGCTCATCGACTCGTGGATGTGTGCGATCAGCGGGCGCGCCAAGCAATTCGGGATGATCCAGTACTTCAAGGACTGCCAGTGA
- a CDS encoding MlaD family protein: MRGGAALVAVAAITSALLIKSTGVLDRYIDIVAELRNVGDGLPPRSDVKYRGVLVGAVESVTPAAGAQPNRIHVRLKHGYATSIPGTVTARVVPSNVFAVSALQLVDHGPGAPIREGGHIAEDTRLPTVLFQTTVNKLREILTAGGRGREDQSLGVLAAVGAATDHRRAELLTSAAQLDRILDQLNAIVATDQGPSTVSALVQAAHGLSATAPDLVDALHQAVKPMQTLAEKREQLRTFIGAGVHTTGTTVDSLQNHTDQIIQITTDLTPVLGVLADNAEHFVPITQRITKFSDTFFQEVWDPELATARGRVNLSFTPSYSYTRADCPRYGELKGPSCFTAPQIAVRPDLPEVLLPQNYHPPASLAPPPGTVVGDNGNLVAVGPPLVNPNPNLHDPNPPVPSWLTPAPPVPGSADPGDIAVAPASFGGNVGPVGSAQERGQLGRILGQPATAADQLILGPIARGTTVTRNQHAHNEEGAQ, from the coding sequence ATGCGCGGAGGTGCCGCGTTGGTCGCGGTTGCCGCCATCACATCGGCGTTGTTGATCAAGTCGACGGGTGTGCTGGACCGGTACATCGACATCGTCGCCGAGCTCCGCAACGTCGGCGACGGGCTGCCGCCGCGCTCCGATGTGAAGTATCGGGGCGTGCTCGTCGGTGCCGTGGAGAGCGTCACCCCGGCAGCCGGTGCCCAACCCAACCGGATACACGTGCGGCTCAAACATGGGTATGCCACGTCCATCCCCGGGACCGTCACCGCCCGTGTGGTCCCGAGCAATGTCTTCGCGGTCTCCGCCCTGCAACTCGTCGACCACGGACCCGGCGCACCCATCCGTGAGGGCGGGCATATCGCCGAGGACACCCGCCTACCGACCGTGCTGTTTCAGACCACCGTCAACAAGCTGCGCGAGATCCTGACCGCCGGAGGTCGCGGCCGCGAAGATCAATCCCTGGGCGTTCTGGCCGCGGTTGGCGCGGCCACAGATCACCGCCGAGCCGAACTACTCACCAGTGCAGCGCAACTCGACCGCATACTGGATCAGCTCAACGCTATTGTCGCGACCGACCAGGGGCCTTCGACGGTATCGGCATTGGTGCAGGCTGCCCACGGGTTGTCTGCGACCGCGCCGGATCTGGTGGATGCCCTGCATCAGGCGGTGAAACCCATGCAGACTCTCGCCGAGAAGCGCGAACAGTTGCGTACATTCATCGGCGCCGGGGTGCACACCACCGGCACCACGGTGGATTCGCTGCAGAACCACACCGACCAGATCATCCAGATCACCACCGATCTGACGCCTGTGCTGGGGGTGCTGGCCGACAACGCCGAGCATTTCGTGCCGATCACCCAGCGCATCACCAAGTTCTCGGACACCTTTTTCCAGGAAGTCTGGGACCCGGAACTGGCTACGGCCCGGGGCCGAGTGAACCTGTCGTTCACTCCCTCCTACTCCTATACCCGCGCCGACTGCCCGCGCTACGGGGAACTCAAGGGACCCAGCTGTTTCACCGCTCCCCAGATCGCGGTGCGCCCGGACTTGCCCGAGGTATTGCTGCCGCAGAACTATCATCCGCCGGCCAGCTTGGCGCCGCCGCCGGGAACTGTGGTCGGTGACAATGGCAATCTCGTCGCCGTTGGGCCGCCCCTGGTCAACCCCAATCCCAACCTGCATGACCCCAATCCGCCGGTGCCGTCGTGGCTCACCCCGGCGCCACCGGTACCCGGCAGCGCCGACCCGGGGGACATCGCCGTCGCACCGGCATCCTTCGGTGGAAACGTGGGACCCGTCGGCAGTGCGCAAGAGCGGGGTCAGCTAGGCCGAATTCTCGGGCAGCCGGCCACAGCGGCAGATCAGCTGATCCTCGGGCCTATCGCTCGCGGCACGACCGTGACCCGTAACCAGCACGCGCACAACGAGGAAGGCGCCCAATGA